The stretch of DNA tcggtcgggcaggcccgtcggaagtgcccatacacgggctgattagctgccgaatcggcagctactatcggcctctgtatggggaccttaagtctcacAATATAGCAGATGAGAGGTCTGATGGTGGAGCACTGTCCTAGTTTGGCCCTACTACTACAGCCCTCCTGTAGTTATGAGCCCCATGTCTGataaaaggacaataaaagggGCTCCTTTTGGGTATCTGATGAAGTTGTTAGGGAGTGTGACCTGTGTAAGGTCCTTTTTTAAAAGTGGCTTTAAACACAAAAAGAGTAGTTTGCACAGGTATCTTAAGAAATGTTAGTTTGAATTACTTTCTTAGTAGCACCCGACAGTGTTAGTAAGTGTGCAGGCCTGAAATCAAGGACTTTTTATGAAAGACAGTAAATCAAGGGGAGCATAGATTTTCTAATACAGTACAtttgtaactatagagaaaatgGATAGCAATGTACAATATAAGCTTTGAACTGATTTCTTGCTAGCCCCAACTGTACATGCTCTAGCAGGGTCGATATTGGCGGAAAGACTGAAGTGTGTTTGATTGAAaggaagatggcgcccaggtacgctgctctgctcttttaggttgggatTTTCTTTATTGGTAGTCTTTTTATAAGTTACACACTATGTGATAAGgaataggtggggggggggtcgaggcaggccagttaaaggGGCTTTTCGACCTGGGGGGTGTAGTTCTATATAAGAGATATATGCACCATTAATATAACCATCTGATGATGCGTTTCCGACCATGAGCCAGATAAGGAACTTGTCAGCAGAAAGAAAGCTGATCTGATGTTATTCTgtttaggaaaaacattagaaacattTCTTACCTCTTTCCTAACCCGAAAAACCCCATACCAGCTCTTTTGCTTTTTCCTGACACATTCCTCGACTGGATCACTGCtgaaaactgaccagcaggtagtgctgttgtaacaaaatccATTCATTTTACCAGTACATCTATGCTTGTTATCTTGGTTTACTTAGGAAATATACAGAGAACCCGTTTCTTGTGGACTAAGtaggaaataaacatttttaaaacagggTGTTTTGCATATTAGATGACAAATATAGAAATGATGCCCATTTTACCCATCACCATCAGTTCCTGGTTGTGCAGTGATACCATATACACGAATAATGGATTTGTCCCATAACACATGTAGGCAAACACTGATATGTGTCATAAAAAAAACAGCCATTAATGCACCTTTCACAAACGCAAATACTTGGTTTCACATTCACGTGTATGACAAAACCACATTTGACCAAAAACATAGCAGAGTTTACTTTTATCTGATCTTAATGTAAGACTATTACGTGATTACGATATTCATTACCTTATATAGCTGAACAAATAACCTTTCTCAGGCTACTGATGCGGTCTCTAGATTTCCTGACATTATATCAAGACTAATACTAAAAGCAAACATGTGGTTGAAAGATATAGTAAGTAAAACACTATATTGTGATATAAAGGTTATGAAACATTCCTAGCAAATCACAGTTCACAGTAAGCAGGTAGAGTTTATTGCTCTGCTGtaagaaagcaaacatctaattagtTACTTTGTTGATCCCCCAACCCACCCCCAGGCAATTTTTGTGTAACCTATTGTTGTAAAGATACTGGGTAACTCTTTTCACCACCCTTAGAGCAACAACAGGATAATGCAGAAATGGGTGGATGGGATGCCACTTTTTCAGCACTAAGAACTATGTAACTGCAGTTTTTTGTGCAATTTAGGAAAATAAAGATGCTGCTACCAAAACAGAGAAATAGCATGTTTATTGGCTGAACATTACAAAATAACAATGTGGTGGGTGGTTAAACGAAGTCGATCTTTAAGCAACTTACCTTTCCTGGCTTTAATTTTACCCATAACTCATTCTCGTGCCTTCTCAGTTCATTGGTCAACCTACGATGTGCAATATACCATTGCTGTACTATATCATAAGGCACAGTGCTGATCACAGCCCGATCGTAATTGTTGTACCTTGAATTAGAAACAAAAGCATTAACCAGGACCACTTTTAGCATAGAGCCAAGAGCGTATCAGTCCTGTTCTTACAGCATCAAAGGGGTCACTTGGCAGGAAAGAAGAAAATACAAATGGCATAGTATACTGTGTGACAGTAATTATATGTATTCATTAGATGCAAATATATGACCTGGTTCATGTTATACTGAATATGAAGGTAAAAACAATTTGATATATCAATAGTGAATTCTTGGAACCACTGGATTAGTTATTTCAGCCAATATTTGTACCAGGCCTAGTAATCCATAACTGTCAAACGAATGTTGCTTTCGTATAACTGGTATGTGACTACCAATGGTCACCATGCTTTACCAGACTAGCAGCAGGGCATGCTGAAATTTCTGACATTGTGGTATTGCATGACAAAAGCACCCTTGGTATTAGAACCCATTTATCAATTTACTGTGCCTAAGTCTATGGCCATTTGAAGGTATTTTCTTGTCCCGCACTCtccattgctttgttttttgaCTCATACTTTGATGGGAATTTTATATGATAAGTTCAGTATTTGCACAGAATGTATGTCTCACCATATTTCTTTCACTTTCATTACTATCACACTAAATGACTTCAGTATTAAACACATGAAATATAACCTTTAACAAGTCCCTCACACTATGAGATATCTTATTTTAGGACCGAAACATACCTAATCATATAAAGCTCTTTATTCCATGGGTAAACATTTAGGACAGGACCAATCCCCACCATGTGATTATTACTTCCTGCCATGTTCTCAATATATTCATGTTTCAGAGGTACATTGCTGAGCAATTCAAAATCATTTGGATAATCGTGACGGACTTGATCAGCTGCATAGAAGCCATCCACTAACAGCGTTCGACCCCCAGTTCCCTCATGCCGCAGACAGTGGAACAGTTGCATACTATGAAACAGAAGTGAACATGTAAGGAAGCCATTAAAAAGTTATAGAATACAGTTGGGTTCTGCTTTAATATCGGCCCTATTAAGGGTTTATTTTGTATCCAGGTCTAAACTGCAATCAAGAATATTAATTGAAGCTGTGATATTTCCTATCTTTCCTGATATTTGTTATTTGGAGCATGAACTTTTCAGCTCTAagatgcattttttgtttttttaaacagagaGAAGATGGGACAAATATTGTAATGATTAAAAGTCTCAATGTGATTTGGCTATTGGACCTGCATTGCCTTTATTTTCTGTTAATTGGCAAAGCTGTCCCAAAGAATCTGTCTGCATGTGTCTGGTCATATCGTAGCACAGAAACATTTATTAGTCACCCCTGAACTTTGTCATTGCAGACTGTCATTTAGCCCCACACACCCTCTCCAATGCAGGAATAAGCTATTTTGTATATAGAAAtaattaaatagtaaaaaatgatttcaaaacaaatattttcaacatatCTCACATTATAAGGGTTATACTGTGGCTTTAGTTCCTTTTTTACACAGAACTAAAATGCTCCCACTGAGCTGTATGGCAAATACTTGTAGATACCTGCACATTGCATTTCCAGGCATCATGACTAGCAAGACTCATGACCTACATTCTAATGCTTTATAAAATAGCAgcaataaaactttaaaactaaaaatgattCCTGTAGCAAATGAAAAATCAATACTTGTTATTTTAAAATTTCTGCTTTCCATGAATATGTACTACAATGAAGCTGCGTACACATTTGGAAGCTTTGGCTGTAAAATAATCGATAGTCATAAAGCTGTATTATTAATTTTTACACAGGATTTTAACCTGTCCATCATAATTACTAAGTAAACAAACATTAGCTTATGGACTTATGGAGCTGGTGTAAAGGACAGGGCAGTATTTATCATATAGGTGTTTATATgctaaactgctaatataatgaatttgaaacagcAGCACCACCTGCAGGTTATTTTGGCCAACCAGTTATAGTCGgctaaaaataattaacatgTTTCTCTAGACGGTGTTGAGAAGAGCAACATCAAAATTCTTTTCTTAAGAAAATTGAGTTTCAACCAACTTTACCAAGTCGAACAAATTGGTATGCCCTGCTTGTTCATCACCTACTGAGTTTAGCAATtaataaaacttggcttcctgtcatttgaaaaaaggcgatacagcgatgcaggggaagcatccactatgcgaggATCGATTGAccaatcctagccttccttctgtataggaaggagtcaggctaggcttgatcaatcgatcgccgcatagtggatgcttccctgCATCGCCATAAGTTTTAACGggtattttgtaataaagcattaaaaatactaaatgttttgcaggatagggcaattattggtgcagggtagaatagattttttacttagatgtttactgttacttttcctttaaagtcaatTGGACAAGTTCATGATATTCTTGATTACAAAGCAATACAAAAAGCAGTGCACTTTTAACATAGCTTAGTACAGATTCAGAAACACAGGTGATTTAAAAGTGTAGCATTTTGTTAAAGTGGTAAGGTGTAGTGTATTTTACACATCTTAGTAAATAGATGCAGCCATGCTAGCTTGCCCTACAAGCCTACAAGCCTTAACACAGAAGATCTTCTGGAAAGTGTAAAGTAGGGATGCAGTAAAtccattattttgtatttaaataccGAATCTTTTATAAAAATAGTAGGACAAATACAAACCAAATTCAATTCTTCTGAATATGCAAATTTGGGTAATATTGACTATACAGCATCATATGACACATGGCATTTGGCTTGGCTAAAATTATGGATTTGGCCAAAAAGCTGTTAAAATTTGGTTGAACAGAAAGGGAGGTCTACCAAACAATCTTCTACCAGCCTAAAATGTACATGCTATGCTATGCATGTGTATTGGCAAAATACTTACCCTATACATAGTTTTGGTCAGTCTTGTACAAGTGTATTTTTCTGGTGCTTTATTGCATGTTTAAAGTGGTTAATATAAACTAATTTCTAGTTGGATAAGTACACTGATGCAAATTAGCACCAATGTTGGTAAATGGGCCTCTATACAGAAATAATAAGAGTATGAACattaaataagataaaatattAATGGATACTTACCCACAAGGCTCTTGGAAGTATGTGGTATCTGTGTGACGATCCAGAGCTAATTTTGTGTAAGCTGTGTCTCCACGTGAGAAGTCAGAAGTAAGATTCCACATCTTACCATATATAGTTTCCCTGCAAATTCCAttgcaatgtcattttttttataccaTACGCTAAAATACTAAATACACTTCTTAATAACAATCTTGGAATGGTACCTATGGTACTACAAAAAATAGGTGCTGTTTTTTCAGAAGGGCTGCATTATTGCTTTGAAAGGCTTGGGAGACAGGTATACCAGCCCACTGTGTATTTTTTCATGACAAAACACATGGAGCTAAAATGCCTAAAATTTCTTTCCACAGTTTTGAAAATCTCCAGTACAACAGGCCAATTAGGATTCTCACAGACAGCTAAAAGGGATGAGTGGAAGTGTTTTTCCCTGAAAAAAACCCTTAAATCACTTGTGTGCTGTAGGCCCAACAAAGCAATAACACAagcctttctgaaaaccacctGCAGATCCTATATAAATCTTTAGAGGTGATGGGCCTGGAGAAACCAGAATTCTTGTCCTGAAGTATGGCCAAACAGGAGAAATGCATTAATTAGATCCTTATGTTTATGACAGTTCAAAtcaagtacaggtgtgggatccattatgcagaaagttttgaattacagaaaggccatctcccataaactccattttaatcaaataattctagtttttaaaagtgatttcctttttctctgtaataataaaacagtaccttgtacttaatcctatgatataattaatttgCATTAGGGGTAAAACAATACTAATGGATTTAataattttttacagttttacagaCTTacagtacggagatccaaattatctaATTGTTAACATATCTATAAAGCACtgatttttgtaaaatatttttttagtcagTTAAAAGGCACCACATTTGCCTCCTTAAAATATATGTAGTTTGTCGTTATTAACATGTGGTACAGCTTGATCAGCTGATTGTAATGAGGGGTTCTGCTATCTCTTGAAGATATGTTACTGTAGCAATACCTCTTCTATCCAGCATAGTTTAGCAGACCGTTTTCATGGGCTGTGCCTCAGAAACAGATTTGTGCTGCATATATTGGTTTTTAAATGCAataacttttaaaggaaaaccccCACAAGTGACAGATACCTTATTAAAATCAGCTAAGAAGTTGGCTCAATCTtaatactggcaatctgtgagttcaGGCATATgcgagaggggctgctgtaagacgctatagacagtcactattgggcttgTTGTGCTCTTAGGGTGTAaagtaataaaatgtgcaatatttAGACCTCTCTGTCTTCAAGGCTCCTGTGCTATGTTTATCTCTCCAAAGCATGATGCTTCCTGTTAATTTGTCATAATATGCATTTTAAGTAGGCATATATTAAAATTTACCTGATATGGCTAATTCTTTCTGCTACTCTCTCTGTATCCTCATAGGTTGCTGGCACATCATCAACAAAAGCTATGCCATACAGCAAGAAATTCTGCAGGAAAGCTCTCAGTCCCTCACTTGTTTTCAGAAATTCTGAATAACTGACAGATGGGACATTAGCCTCCTTGTAGATCCTTTCATTCCACAAGATCCGAGGCTGGACTAGCTGCTGCTTCTGACCTTCATAGCTATTTTGTACCAACCATTCTAGTCCATATCGGGTCATATGACCATCTGGCCctgtaaaatatgaaaatattactTTGTTACAAATATAACTGCTCATGTCATGATGAATTTAAGTACTGGATTCAACTGAAGAAAACATTTTGAATGCTTAATTTTGCATATCTAGCTTGGTTCTGCTGATAGATCTATACAGGTacttataattataaaatatattataccgACAACTAAAATACTGAACAATGTCATTAATAATAACAAGACAGTTACAAAAATCTCACAACCATCACTGGGGTAAGCAATCTTTTCTCTTTAGAGAGAAGAGAAACGATTGCTTACCTCAGCCATCCCCTTCGTGACTCCTTTTATTGATATGAATAGTTTTCAGCTGAAAATGCACATTTGAACCTTTTGGACAAATACTGCCTGTCATAAGCGACATGTCAATACGCAAAGGCAGAAATATAAGCACACAGACACTGTGGTATAcatagtcacacacacacacacacacacactgatacttGGTCATACAAGGAGTTACACCCAGTCAAAGTGAGACACAAAGGTGCAATCCTAAagtctttatattattatttttgtccAGTTCTTGGCTTATAAAAGCAGAATTCTCTCAAGCCTAAAATAAATGAAACTTCCTTTAGAAGCTTGTAATGCTAATAAGAGTCCATACCAACATGTGATCAGTGGATGAGAGTTTACTTTCTTTTCCTTTTACGGACACTTCTCCTAGCAATCTTTCCTTGCCTCTGTATTTGTATTAATCAAATAACCCCATCAGCCAACCCTCAAACAACTATACATGGAAAGTGTAACGCCAAATAGAGCTGGTGCTTACAAGACTCCAGGCAATTGTTCCTCAAAATTATCAGGTAAGATATATAATAGCTGCAACTATTTTTTGTACATTCCATTGTATGTACCACAATGACTTGTAGACTAGATTAGCAAGAGAGGAGAAATATCTAGTTTGTATACTGATTCTTTAAATATAACATGTTAGCAACTTACAAGTGAGGTATAAAGTGGTCTCATCTGCCCGCACCAGTGCAGGTTGGATATCAAGATCCACGGTGGCTGTATCCAGGCTACGCTGGTTCGTTTTGGCATTGTAACAGGAAGCTGAGCGACAGTGATCACGTAACCACACATAATTAAAGCGCATACATGTTCCAGAATAAAGTACCtctgaaaaaacagaaaaaaataataagtgtAAAGTGTTCTTGAACTGCACTGTTTAGTGATTTAACTAACAAAAGGCAAACACAGGTCCTATTTATTAAGATTATGTTAAAGAGAGTCCTAAAGTATATTCACCCATGAAAGAAAAGAGTGAGACAATAGATATGTCCACAGATCATatttataattaatacttatgCCATTTAGACTTTTCACATACACATTTCTGATAATTTAAAATGAGAACagttatttacagtggcttgcaaaagtattcggcccccttgaatttttccacattttgtcacattacagccacaaacatgaatcaattttattggaattccacgtgaaagaccaatactaagtggtgtacacgtgagaagttgAACGagaatcatacatgattccaaacattttttacaaataaataactgcaaagtggggtgtgcgtaattattcagccccctttggtctgagtgcagtcagttgcccgtagacattgcctgatgagtgctaatgactaaatagagtgcacctgtgtgtaatctaatgtcagtacaaatacagctgctctgtgacggcctgagaggttgtctaagagaatattgggagaaacaacaccatgaagtccaaagaacacatcAGACAgttcagggataaagttattgagaaatttaaagcaggcttaggctacaaaaagatttccaaagccttgaacatcccacagagcactgttcaagcgatcattcagaaatggaaggagtatggcacaactgtaaacctaccaagacaaggccgtccacctaaactcacagaccgaacaaggagagcgctgatcagaaatgcatccaagaggcccatggtgactctggacaagctgcagagatctacagctcaggtgggtcaatctgtccataggacaactattagtcgtgcactgcacaaagttggcctttatggaagagtggcaagaagaaagccattgttaacagaaaacttaagaagtcccatttgcagtttgccacaagccatgtgggagacacagcaaacatgtggaagaaggtgctctggtcagatgagaccaaaatggaactttttggccaaaatgcaaaacgctatgtgtgggggaaaactaacactgcacatcactctgaacacaccatccccactgtcaaatatggtggtggcagcatcatgctctgggggtgcttctcttcagcagggacagggaagctggtcagagttgatgggaagatggatggagccaaatacagggcaatcttggaagaaaacctcttggagtctgcaaaagacttgagactggggcggaggttcaccttccagcaggacaacgaccctaaacataaagccagggcaacaatggaatggtttaaaacaaaacatatccatgtgttagaatggcccagtcaaagtccagatctaaatccaatcgagaatctgtggcaagatctgaaaactgctgttcacaaacgctgtccatctaatctgactgagctggagctgttttgcaaagaagaatgggcaaggatttcagtctctagatgtgcaaagctggtagagacataccctaaaagactggcagctgtaattgcagcaaaaggtggttctacaaagtattgactcagggggctgaataattacgcacacccccctttgcagttatttatttgtaaaaaatgtttggaatcatgtatgatttttcttccacttctcacgtgtacaccactttgtattggtctttcacgtggaattccaataaaattgattcatgtttgtggctgtaatgtgacaaaatgtggaaaagttcaagggggccgaatacttttgcaagccactgtataaccCTCTTATTACTGAAAATATATAATAACTTGCACTGCTTAGGAAAGAAATGTAACTGCACCACATTAACTTTTTCTTTCTGAAAGTCTTTCAAACAAAACCTGGTTAGCAGTTAATTATTACTACAGAAGTAATGTTCATCTCACCAAGGTGGTCCTTGTGAAGAACCCAAGAGCAGACTTTAACATCTGGTGCTGTACTGAACCAGCGATGTACAGCTGTAACATTCTTATGAGAGATGGATGACCTTAAAACCTGTTTTCTGACCACGTGTCTTTGCAGTGCTCTTGCCACTGGATACAAACATGCCAGCCTGCGACACCACATTGTGCTCTAAAGAGACAAAATCAGAAACATGAGTCAAATTTATGTAGTTCTGCATTCAGATGCTGTTACGAGAAAGAGGTGAGTTAAGACTAAATAAGTTGATGAGTTCAACAAAAAGGgttggaaaaaagaaagaaaaaaaaaaggtagaaatGGACACAAAATATATCAGAGAAAGAATGAACACATCCATTTAATATGAATGAATtgaaataatcaataaaaaaatagcaTTACCTTGTCTCTGTGCAAATgatcaaatattttttacaagcaTTTGGTAATCTTTATGACATTATAAGATGGACATTTTATATATATGAACAGACATAAGATTATGCTTGAGACCTCTATCAAGAAAACTGTGCTAGCTTGCACTGTAGCTGCCCTGTAGGCATTAATAAGTTAATTTGTGTTTATAGCAGTAGCTCCAGGACAGATTAGGCCTTTATGATCTTacaattctataaaatattaGATGTGAACAGATTTTCCCCCTCAATGCAGAAATAGATTATGCCTTAAAAAGAAAACCGACTGCCCTGTAAAATTTCAATCCTGTTCCTGCAAGTAAAAATACTATTAGGTAACATATTTCTTAATGTTTTAAGCAGTAATTTTTCAATTGCTTTGAATAGAGAATTTGAAGGTAAGGATTaatcaccccccagtgatttaataacttacctgataccccagactggtgctcctcttagcagaaaactgcaccacccAGGGTACTTCTGTGCAAGCCATCCTCTTTGTGTTTCTTTATTCTTAAAAATCCCGCAGCTgatgcatgcacagtaaagtgagaATGGCGGCTTCTTTTGTTAGAGGAGAACTACATTCTCCCTGGCTATAAAAGCACCCTTAGctggcctgcctcgacccccctcacctctcccttatcgcatagtctctaactttaaaaactgtccctatcgcaaaccccaacctaaaagagcacaCAGCGCAGCTGcatacctggccaacatctttcCTTCAAGTGAACAGTTTTTGGGTGTCTCCGCCGATACGAACCCTGCTTGCGTATGCGCAGTTGGGgctagcaggaaatcagcttaaactgcacatgca from Xenopus tropicalis strain Nigerian chromosome 8, UCB_Xtro_10.0, whole genome shotgun sequence encodes:
- the tmlhe gene encoding trimethyllysine dioxygenase, mitochondrial, coding for MWCRRLACLYPVARALQRHVVRKQVLRSSISHKNVTAVHRWFSTAPDVKVCSWVLHKDHLEVLYSGTCMRFNYVWLRDHCRSASCYNAKTNQRSLDTATVDLDIQPALVRADETTLYLTWPDGHMTRYGLEWLVQNSYEGQKQQLVQPRILWNERIYKEANVPSVSYSEFLKTSEGLRAFLQNFLLYGIAFVDDVPATYEDTERVAERISHIRETIYGKMWNLTSDFSRGDTAYTKLALDRHTDTTYFQEPCGMQLFHCLRHEGTGGRTLLVDGFYAADQVRHDYPNDFELLSNVPLKHEYIENMAGSNNHMVGIGPVLNVYPWNKELYMIRYNNYDRAVISTVPYDIVQQWYIAHRRLTNELRRHENELWVKLKPGKVLFVDNWRVLHGRESFTGYRQICGCYLTRDDVLNTSRLLGLKA